The following are encoded together in the Zingiber officinale cultivar Zhangliang chromosome 8A, Zo_v1.1, whole genome shotgun sequence genome:
- the LOC122009802 gene encoding MACPF domain-containing protein CAD1-like, with the protein MDRARAAAAAGGSEALIATLTNAVQALGRGFDVTSDARLLYCKGAPGSRLVVLDDSSRRSLVIADGGSAGGEIVLPDVPLDIKITRERDQRDPSGVCSFQQMAELFNKKLGLSGTVPLGSFNSMFSVTGSSKVDAATTKALAMDGFYIPLYQAKLISDELVIRDDIKHAVPRNWNPPMLASFIENFGTHIIISVTIGGKDEVYIKQHHSSQLSELEIENYVKEIGDQRFLNLQHQSFNAPLNYKDKDITIIFRRRGGDDLVQNHAEWVSTVSSAPDVINMTFLPIVSLLTGVPGTQNLLRAVDLYLEYKPPIEELQYFLEFQVQRVWAPAPVNIPGHQRKEPMCPSLQFSLMGPKLYISTEQVSVSRKPVTGLRLSLEGSKQNRLAIHLQHFATLPKIFLPHWDSHIAIGPPKWQGPEEQDSRWFEPIKWKNFAHVSTAPIESTETSIGDLSGVYIVTGAQLGVWDFGAKSVLHLKLLFSRVPGCTIRRSVWDHSPTSQLPKLEDTSSSTSGDSSKLAKIVDMTEMLKGPQDTPGHWLVTGAKLGVEKGKIVVRVKYSLLNY; encoded by the exons ATGGATAGGGCGAGAGCGGCGGCCGCTGCGGGCGGCTCGGAAGCTCTGATCGCGACTCTGACGAACGCGGTGCAGGCGCTCGGACGTGGGTTCGACGTCACCTCGGACGCGCGGCTGCTATACTGTAAGGGCGCGCCCGGGTCCCGCCTCGTCGTCCTTGACGACTCCAGTAGGAGGAGCTTGGTCATCGCGGACGGCGGCAGCGCAGGGGGCGAGATCGTTCTCCCCGATGTGCCCTTGGACATCAAGATCACCAGGGAGAGGGACCAGCGAGATCCCTCCGGCGTCTgtagttttcaacaa ATGGCTGAGCTTTTCAATAAGAAGTTAGGTTTGTCTGGAACAGTTCCTCTTGGAAGCTTTAACTCAATGTTCAGTGTCACTGGATCTAGCAAAGTTGATGCTGCAACAACCAAAGCTCTTGCTATGGATGGCTTTTACATCCCTTTGTATCAAGCTAAACTTATAAGTGACGAATTGGTTATCCGTGATGATATCAAGCATGCTGTTCCTCGCAATTGGAATCCACCAATGTTGGCTAG CTTTATTGAAAACTTTGGCACCCATATAATCATATCGGTTACAATTGGTGGAAAAGATGAGGTGTATATTAAGCAGCACCATTCATCTCAGTTATCAGAGTTAGAAATTGAAAACTATGTTAAAGAAATTGGGGACCAGCGGTTCTTGAACTTGCAACATCAGTCATTCAATGCTCCTTTGAACTACAAAGACAAG GATATTACTATTATCTTTCGGAGGAGGGGTGGTGATGATCTTGTTCAAAATCATGCAGAGTGGGTGAGCACCGTTTCTTCAGCTCCAGATGTTATCAATATGACCTTTCTCCCCATCGTTTCTCTTCTGACTGGAGTACCTGGAACTCAGAACCTACTTCGTGCCGTTGACCTATATTTAGAGT ATAAGCCACCTATAGAAGAATTACAGTATTTCTTGGAGTTTCAAGTACAAAGAGTTTGGGCTCCTGCACCAGTTAATATTCCTGGACACCAAAGAAAGGAACCCATGTGCCCTTCTCTTCAGTTTAGTTTAATGGGCCCGAAGCTTTATATTAGCACAGAGCAG GTATCTGTCAGTCGTAAACCAGTCACGGGCCTTAGGCTAAGCCTTGAAGGGAGCAAACAAAACCGGTTAGCCATCCACTTGCAACATTTTGCAACGTTACCGAAGATCTTCTTACCTCACTGGGACTCGCACATTGCAATTGGCCCACCCAAATGGCAAGGCCCTGAGGAGCAAGACAGTCGCTGGTTCGAACCCATTAAGTGGAAAAATTTTGCCCATGTCAGCACCGCACCCATTGAGAGTACTGAAACAAGCATTGGTGACCTCTCTGGCGTTTACATAGTGACAGGAGCTCAGCTTGGGGTATGGGATTTCGGTGCCAAAAGTGTCCTACATCTCAAACTGTTGTTCTCTAGGGTCCCTGGCTGCACCATAAGGAGATCCGTTTGGGATCACAGTCCCACTAGCCAGCTGCCGAAACTAGAGGATACATCCTCTTCCACTTCAGGAGACAGCTCCAAGCTTGCAAAGATTGTTGACATGACAGAGATGCTGAAGGGGCCACAAGATACTCCAGGCCACTGGTTGGTAACTGGAGCCAAATTAGGGGTCGAGAAAGGGAAGATTGTCGTGCGTGTAAAGTATTCCTTGTTGAACTACTGA